A genome region from Thermococcus onnurineus NA1 includes the following:
- a CDS encoding proton-conducting transporter transmembrane domain-containing protein, whose translation MISLVVAFPLLFAFFIVLLDTLRVKRHIIQVSFLLGAILPATVLFMGIPKGEIVGGWNRISGIEVGISELNLPFIVGELILFAFVALYSISYFDFRDKKTPKALALLLLLHAGLLGAFIAGDLFNFYIYMEIASVSAFALITFSGEPNSRRAAFKYLMLSLLASYFFVFAIGLIYMETGYLNLILISENAVPSKELNAAVGIAFASLLLKAGIFPLHSWLPDAHSSAPTPVSAVLSGAVVKAPAYGLILMFLALPVGGTLRTLAMGTAVVSIFFGITMALLQRDAKRLLAYHTVSQMGYVLLGIASLNFLGAAYYALAHSLFKGGLFLSVGALGRKTRELGKFGYRNVPIMALSVVMLSLAIGGVSPFIGSYAKGLISSGLDGAWKYVLYAGSVGTLISFTKLNYYLLRGTSEDIKAVWKFSSIFLAFITLGSGLYLGAVFDPKDIIYVVLAMVLFFLLKAADIFKKRAHVGFGEIGEEVNVLTAVFILAILASVLLQGA comes from the coding sequence GTGATTTCGCTTGTGGTGGCGTTTCCGCTCCTCTTTGCCTTCTTCATCGTCCTGTTGGACACGCTGAGGGTGAAAAGGCATATAATACAGGTTTCCTTCCTGCTCGGTGCCATCCTCCCTGCCACGGTTCTCTTCATGGGCATCCCGAAGGGAGAGATAGTTGGCGGCTGGAACCGGATAAGCGGCATAGAGGTGGGAATAAGCGAACTGAACCTGCCGTTCATCGTAGGGGAGCTCATACTCTTTGCCTTTGTGGCACTTTACTCAATATCCTACTTCGACTTCAGGGACAAGAAAACACCCAAGGCTTTAGCTTTGCTACTGCTTCTCCACGCCGGCCTTCTGGGAGCGTTCATAGCGGGAGACCTCTTTAACTTCTACATCTACATGGAGATTGCATCTGTCTCGGCCTTCGCGCTCATAACCTTCTCGGGCGAGCCGAACTCCAGGAGAGCTGCCTTCAAGTACCTCATGCTCTCGCTTCTGGCTTCATACTTCTTCGTCTTCGCTATAGGGCTGATATACATGGAGACGGGCTATCTAAACCTGATCCTTATATCCGAGAACGCTGTCCCCTCAAAAGAGTTGAACGCGGCCGTTGGGATAGCCTTCGCCTCGCTGCTCCTGAAGGCAGGCATCTTTCCGCTCCACTCATGGCTTCCGGATGCCCATTCGAGTGCTCCCACTCCGGTCAGCGCGGTTCTCTCGGGGGCGGTGGTTAAAGCTCCTGCCTACGGCTTGATTCTCATGTTCTTAGCCCTTCCTGTAGGAGGGACCTTAAGGACCCTCGCCATGGGTACGGCAGTCGTGTCCATTTTCTTTGGCATAACTATGGCGCTCTTACAAAGGGACGCGAAGAGGCTGCTCGCTTACCACACAGTTTCCCAGATGGGCTATGTGCTTCTCGGGATAGCGAGTCTCAACTTCCTCGGGGCGGCATACTATGCGCTCGCTCATTCACTCTTCAAGGGTGGCCTTTTCCTGAGCGTTGGTGCTCTAGGAAGAAAAACTCGGGAGCTGGGGAAGTTCGGCTACAGGAACGTGCCAATCATGGCGCTTTCCGTGGTCATGCTCAGTCTGGCCATAGGCGGCGTTTCTCCCTTCATAGGCTCCTACGCGAAGGGTTTGATCTCTTCTGGCCTCGATGGGGCATGGAAGTATGTCCTCTACGCCGGAAGCGTCGGCACGCTGATTTCCTTCACAAAGCTCAACTACTACCTGCTAAGGGGCACCTCTGAGGACATTAAGGCTGTCTGGAAGTTTTCTTCCATCTTCCTCGCCTTCATCACCTTAGGCTCTGGGCTGTATTTAGGAGCCGTCTTTGATCCAAAGGACATCATATATGTAGTCCTGGCCATGGTTCTGTTCTTCCTCCTGAAGGCAGCGGATATCTTCAAGAAGAGAGCTCACGTCGGCTTCGGGGAAATAGGGGAGGAAGTGAACGTCCTCACGGCGGTTTTTATACTGGCAATTCTGGCATCGGTCTTACTCCAGGGGGCGTAG
- a CDS encoding cation:proton antiporter subunit C encodes MISPEQAGVVIMLIGTYGLMAKKEPIKLVLSINVVSLGLVLFFVGLAYSPGKDVPIMPTDPVDPLPATLMLTTLVVDVAITSLALAIIMRMRRDGQ; translated from the coding sequence GTGATTAGCCCGGAACAGGCTGGAGTAGTAATCATGCTCATCGGGACCTACGGCCTGATGGCCAAAAAGGAGCCGATAAAGCTAGTGCTCTCCATTAACGTCGTCTCCCTTGGTCTGGTTCTCTTCTTCGTGGGACTGGCATATTCGCCGGGAAAGGACGTTCCCATAATGCCCACGGACCCTGTTGATCCGCTCCCAGCGACGCTTATGCTCACCACCCTTGTAGTTGATGTCGCGATAACTTCCCTGGCCTTGGCGATTATAATGCGCATGCGGAGGGATGGGCAGTGA
- a CDS encoding Na(+)/H(+) antiporter subunit B: MKMSIVVRTTTKLVSPFLVTYAAYLMLYGHLSPGGGFQGGVILAVAVILLITSHGYKKVRKKFKFNWASLIESSAGAMLVLLGITGLAFGAFYANFLPTEGGIILPFNVIVGLEVGAAFTFVFYILLRWVESD; encoded by the coding sequence GTGAAGATGAGCATCGTCGTGAGGACGACCACGAAGCTCGTCAGCCCCTTCCTCGTAACCTATGCGGCTTACCTCATGCTCTACGGCCATCTCAGCCCGGGAGGAGGCTTCCAGGGTGGTGTAATCCTCGCGGTGGCGGTAATACTTCTTATCACTTCCCACGGCTACAAAAAAGTCAGGAAGAAGTTCAAATTCAACTGGGCAAGCCTCATAGAGAGCTCCGCCGGGGCGATGCTCGTACTCTTGGGAATAACTGGACTTGCGTTTGGGGCGTTCTATGCCAACTTCCTGCCCACGGAGGGCGGGATAATCCTTCCGTTCAACGTCATCGTCGGCCTTGAGGTCGGTGCGGCGTTCACGTTCGTATTCTACATCCTGCTGAGGTGGGTTGAAAGTGATTAG
- a CDS encoding hydrogenase subunit MbhD domain-containing protein, translating to MLGTILDVVFVAMIILAVAVVEEKNLVSAVVKYSLLSLLFILALFELRAPDVALSAIVVGAIVIGIFLFTIEEVTR from the coding sequence ATGCTTGGGACAATCCTTGATGTCGTCTTTGTGGCCATGATAATACTCGCGGTGGCCGTTGTTGAGGAAAAGAACTTGGTTAGTGCAGTTGTTAAGTACTCCCTCCTCAGCCTGCTCTTCATCTTGGCTTTATTCGAGCTCAGAGCCCCCGACGTTGCCCTCTCAGCCATAGTTGTCGGCGCGATAGTCATAGGGATATTCCTCTTTACGATAGAGGAGGTGACGAGGTGA
- the mnhG gene encoding monovalent cation/H(+) antiporter subunit G, whose product MIETILLLFGGAVMLFGALGILRFPDVYTRLHAATKCDTGGAMSIILALVLMMDAPALVRLKFLVLAFLIAMINPMVSHAIARGAYKYGVKPKVVVDMYAWDNP is encoded by the coding sequence ATGATTGAGACGATACTCCTTTTGTTCGGTGGGGCGGTTATGCTCTTTGGCGCTTTGGGTATACTTCGCTTTCCCGACGTTTACACCCGCCTCCACGCGGCAACGAAGTGCGATACTGGTGGCGCGATGAGCATAATCTTAGCGCTCGTCCTCATGATGGACGCTCCGGCCCTGGTGAGACTGAAGTTTCTTGTGCTGGCCTTCCTGATAGCGATGATAAACCCCATGGTCTCCCATGCCATAGCGCGTGGGGCCTATAAGTACGGTGTAAAGCCCAAAGTAGTGGTGGACATGTATGCTTGGGACAATCCTTGA
- a CDS encoding monovalent cation/H+ antiporter complex subunit F, whose translation MAQESLLVSTFYLLVFTAILITYRVVRGPTLPDRIVGLNTITTKVVMIIAIVSVIRKEYYLIDLAIVLLMVNAVGGLILAKYLERRAVHD comes from the coding sequence ATGGCTCAAGAAAGTCTTCTGGTGAGTACCTTCTACCTGCTGGTCTTCACGGCGATATTGATAACCTACCGCGTGGTTAGAGGACCGACCCTGCCTGACAGGATAGTGGGGCTCAACACGATAACGACGAAGGTTGTGATGATAATAGCCATTGTATCGGTCATCCGGAAGGAGTACTATCTAATAGACCTCGCCATAGTCCTGCTCATGGTGAACGCCGTTGGGGGGTTAATTCTGGCCAAATATCTGGAGAGGAGGGCCGTTCATGATTGA
- a CDS encoding monovalent cation/H+ antiporter subunit E: MSRIPFYLKERLENLRERVLHERFEASKLPVWERIILTWAPLLAFWVVISANLEPRNLFLGATVTLIIASFMRDMLTEDIRRTGHVLEKLLYFTFLYLPQYLIIMAFRLIESNLKVAKNVIFLDIHPGIVKIKTDLHSDTGVTILANSITLTPGTLTLDVSKKLGETYLYVHWIDLETLNREKAGEKIKGDIEEWLKKVFW, translated from the coding sequence ATGAGCCGCATCCCCTTCTACCTCAAAGAGAGGCTCGAGAACCTCCGAGAAAGGGTTCTCCATGAGAGGTTTGAGGCGTCGAAGCTCCCGGTCTGGGAGCGGATAATCCTCACCTGGGCTCCCCTGCTGGCATTCTGGGTGGTCATCTCTGCTAACCTCGAGCCGAGGAATCTCTTTCTGGGTGCAACGGTTACCCTGATAATTGCCTCGTTCATGAGGGACATGCTGACCGAGGACATAAGGCGGACCGGCCACGTTTTGGAGAAACTTCTCTATTTCACCTTTCTCTACCTTCCTCAGTATCTCATCATAATGGCCTTCAGGCTCATAGAAAGCAACCTCAAGGTGGCTAAAAACGTGATCTTCTTAGACATCCATCCGGGCATAGTCAAGATAAAGACTGATCTGCACTCCGACACGGGCGTTACTATCTTGGCGAACTCCATAACCCTGACGCCGGGAACTCTAACCCTTGACGTCAGCAAGAAGCTCGGGGAAACTTACCTCTACGTCCACTGGATAGACCTCGAAACGCTCAACCGTGAGAAGGCCGGAGAGAAGATAAAGGGGGATATCGAGGAATGGCTCAAGAAAGTCTTCTGGTGA
- the gcvH gene encoding glycine cleavage system protein GcvH, translated as MIEVGEYKVKEGLYYTKDHEWVQVLEDGTVLVGISDYAQKELGDLAYVELPEVGKEVSKGDVLCELESVKAVSEVYAPVSGEIVEVNEELEDSPEVLNEDPYENWIAKLKPSNLDEELKELMDAEAYAEYLKSL; from the coding sequence ATGATTGAGGTCGGTGAATACAAGGTCAAGGAGGGCCTTTACTACACGAAGGACCACGAGTGGGTCCAGGTTCTTGAGGACGGTACTGTTCTCGTCGGAATAAGCGACTACGCCCAGAAGGAGCTCGGTGACCTTGCCTACGTCGAGCTTCCTGAGGTCGGTAAAGAGGTCAGCAAGGGCGATGTTCTCTGTGAACTCGAGAGCGTCAAGGCCGTTTCTGAGGTCTACGCTCCGGTCAGTGGCGAGATTGTCGAGGTTAACGAGGAGCTTGAGGACAGCCCCGAAGTTCTTAACGAGGATCCCTACGAGAACTGGATAGCCAAGCTCAAGCCGAGCAACCTCGACGAGGAGCTCAAGGAGCTCATGGACGCCGAGGCTTACGCGGAGTATCTCAAGTCCCTTTGA
- a CDS encoding DUF7132 family protein, with product MKVLKEWDVKVRLVKTKRGAVLHMIELEPGHFYLEQNPLKDSKYGVAYRKIKENFPEFYMFWEIKNNRYTGKLLAGAFLEKKEIDEFVTLLTKSEDFKKFEEILEEIEEMEE from the coding sequence ATGAAGGTTCTGAAGGAATGGGACGTTAAGGTTAGACTCGTGAAGACGAAACGCGGTGCTGTTCTTCACATGATAGAGCTCGAGCCTGGGCATTTCTACCTCGAACAGAACCCGCTGAAGGACTCCAAGTACGGCGTTGCCTACCGGAAGATTAAGGAGAACTTCCCCGAGTTCTACATGTTCTGGGAGATAAAGAACAACCGCTACACGGGCAAGCTCCTCGCTGGAGCGTTCTTGGAGAAGAAAGAAATAGACGAGTTCGTTACACTCCTGACAAAGAGTGAGGACTTCAAGAAGTTCGAGGAGATACTGGAGGAAATCGAGGAGATGGAGGAGTGA
- the gltA gene encoding NADPH-dependent glutamate synthase, whose protein sequence is MALKRKLIKERVPTPEIPVGERINSFKEVNLGYTFELAVKEAERCLQCPYNYAPCIKGCPVHIDIPGFISKLVEYRDNPDKAVKEALNVIWACNSLPATTGRVCPQEDQCEMNCVMGKVGDKINIGKLERFVADYAREHGIDEELLFEIVPKIEKKGQKVAIIGAGPAGLTAAGELAKLGYDVTIYEALHEAGGVLMYGIPEFRLPKEIVQSEIEKLKKLGVKILTDHIVGKTVTMEELLEEYDAVFIGSGAGTPRFINAPGINLNGIYSANEFLTRVNLMKAYKFPEYDTPVKVGKRVIVIGAGNTGMDAARSARRFGAEVIIAYRRGPEDVSARVEEVEHAKEEGIKFEFFLNPVEFIGDGKGNLKAVKFEKMRPLDKRDSRGKRKIVGTGEYVTIETDTVIIAIGKHPNRLIVNTPGLKVERGKIVVDENLMTSIPGVFAGGDAIRGEATVILAMGDGRRAAKAIHEYLTKKREEQRENA, encoded by the coding sequence ATGGCCCTTAAGAGAAAGCTCATTAAGGAACGCGTTCCGACTCCCGAGATCCCGGTTGGGGAAAGGATAAATTCATTCAAAGAAGTCAATCTTGGTTATACCTTCGAGCTGGCCGTTAAGGAGGCCGAGCGCTGCCTTCAGTGTCCATACAACTATGCACCCTGTATCAAGGGATGTCCTGTTCACATCGACATTCCAGGATTCATAAGCAAGCTCGTTGAGTACCGTGACAACCCTGACAAGGCCGTTAAGGAGGCTCTCAACGTCATCTGGGCCTGCAACTCTCTGCCGGCAACCACCGGTCGTGTCTGCCCTCAGGAGGATCAGTGTGAGATGAACTGTGTTATGGGCAAAGTTGGTGACAAGATAAACATCGGCAAGCTCGAGAGGTTTGTCGCCGACTACGCGAGGGAGCACGGCATAGACGAGGAGCTTCTCTTTGAGATAGTACCCAAGATAGAGAAGAAGGGCCAGAAAGTTGCAATCATCGGAGCCGGTCCGGCTGGACTTACCGCCGCTGGCGAGCTGGCCAAGCTCGGCTACGACGTCACAATCTACGAGGCTCTCCACGAGGCCGGTGGAGTCCTTATGTACGGCATTCCAGAGTTCAGGCTGCCTAAGGAGATAGTCCAGAGCGAGATTGAAAAGCTCAAGAAGCTCGGTGTGAAAATCCTGACTGACCACATCGTCGGAAAGACCGTCACCATGGAAGAGTTGCTCGAGGAGTACGACGCCGTCTTTATTGGCTCCGGAGCTGGAACGCCGAGGTTCATCAACGCTCCAGGAATTAACCTCAACGGCATCTACTCGGCCAACGAGTTCCTGACCAGGGTCAACCTCATGAAGGCCTATAAGTTCCCGGAGTACGACACGCCCGTCAAAGTCGGCAAGCGTGTTATAGTCATTGGTGCCGGAAACACCGGAATGGACGCAGCGAGGAGCGCGAGGCGCTTCGGCGCCGAGGTCATCATCGCCTACAGGCGCGGTCCCGAGGATGTAAGTGCCCGTGTCGAGGAGGTTGAGCACGCCAAGGAGGAGGGCATCAAGTTCGAGTTCTTCCTCAACCCGGTCGAGTTCATAGGCGACGGCAAGGGCAACCTCAAGGCGGTTAAGTTCGAGAAGATGAGGCCGCTCGATAAGCGCGATAGCAGGGGCAAGAGGAAGATAGTCGGCACCGGCGAGTACGTCACCATCGAGACCGACACGGTCATCATAGCCATAGGCAAGCATCCAAACAGGCTCATCGTCAACACGCCCGGCCTGAAGGTCGAGCGCGGTAAGATAGTCGTCGACGAGAACCTCATGACGAGCATTCCAGGGGTCTTCGCCGGTGGCGATGCGATAAGGGGCGAAGCAACGGTTATCCTTGCCATGGGTGACGGAAGGAGGGCTGCCAAAGCCATCCATGAGTATCTGACGAAGAAGAGGGAAGAACAGAGAGAGAATGCCTGA
- a CDS encoding sulfide/dihydroorotate dehydrogenase-like FAD/NAD-binding protein, with amino-acid sequence MYKILEKKEIAMRNTWYKVHAPHVARKVQPGQFVIIRAFENGERIPLTPVMWDREDGWIVLVVFTRGRTTMRMAAELKEGDEILNIAGPLGNPVPMKKFGKILAIGAYTGIVEVFPIAKAWQELGNDVTTLNVTFEPMVVLKEELEGAVSRHIVEPVPIDPNLDFPANMRNVTKRLTEKVHEMLEKEGFDLVFMVGPAGDQRAVFNVVKEFGVPMKVDLHPIMVDGTGMCGACRVTVGGEVKFACIDGPEFDAYQVAWDELIARSGYYTDLEAKAMQEYMKALQGGGQ; translated from the coding sequence GTGTATAAAATCCTAGAGAAAAAGGAGATTGCCATGCGCAACACTTGGTATAAAGTTCACGCCCCCCATGTAGCCAGAAAGGTTCAACCGGGGCAGTTCGTAATCATTAGGGCCTTCGAGAACGGAGAGAGAATCCCCCTCACTCCTGTCATGTGGGATCGCGAAGATGGCTGGATAGTTCTAGTGGTTTTCACCAGGGGAAGGACCACCATGAGAATGGCCGCTGAGCTCAAGGAAGGCGACGAGATACTCAACATTGCCGGGCCTCTCGGAAACCCCGTTCCAATGAAGAAGTTTGGGAAGATCCTCGCAATTGGGGCCTACACCGGAATAGTGGAGGTCTTCCCGATAGCCAAGGCGTGGCAGGAACTTGGAAACGATGTTACGACCCTTAACGTTACCTTTGAACCGATGGTAGTTCTCAAAGAGGAGCTTGAGGGGGCAGTTTCAAGACACATAGTTGAACCCGTTCCAATAGATCCAAATCTAGACTTCCCGGCGAACATGAGGAACGTCACCAAGAGGCTCACTGAGAAGGTTCATGAGATGCTGGAGAAGGAGGGCTTTGACCTGGTCTTCATGGTCGGCCCGGCGGGCGACCAGAGAGCGGTTTTCAACGTCGTCAAGGAGTTTGGAGTCCCAATGAAGGTCGACCTTCACCCAATCATGGTCGACGGAACCGGAATGTGCGGAGCCTGCCGCGTCACCGTTGGCGGCGAGGTTAAGTTTGCCTGCATAGACGGTCCAGAGTTCGACGCCTACCAGGTCGCGTGGGACGAGCTCATAGCGAGGAGCGGTTACTATACTGACCTGGAGGCGAAGGCCATGCAGGAGTACATGAAAGCCCTCCAGGGAGGTGGGCAGTGA
- a CDS encoding tRNA (adenine-N1)-methyltransferase gives MIREGDKVLLIDRRGKRYLVTVSNREFHTDLGIINLGELLNKSYGDTLTSHKGEEFKILKPDINDIIAKMKRGPQIVHPKDAGIIIAYAGISPGDTVIEAGVGSGALTIFLANIVGPAGKVISYEVREDFARIAQKNVELAGFSDRVTIKLKNIYEGIDEDYADHIVLDLPQPENVLPHAVEVLRPGGYFVAYTPCMNQVHRFFQALQEYRDHFYKPRVVEVLVREHEVKKECMRPKTTMLAHTGYITFLRKL, from the coding sequence TTGATTCGGGAGGGGGATAAGGTACTGCTGATAGATAGGAGGGGGAAGAGGTACCTCGTAACGGTCTCGAATAGGGAGTTCCACACGGATTTGGGTATAATCAACCTTGGGGAGCTTCTCAATAAGAGCTATGGAGACACCCTGACCAGCCACAAGGGTGAGGAGTTCAAGATACTGAAGCCAGACATCAACGACATAATAGCCAAAATGAAACGAGGGCCCCAGATAGTGCATCCCAAGGACGCGGGAATAATCATAGCCTACGCTGGAATCTCACCGGGAGATACGGTTATAGAGGCCGGCGTTGGCAGTGGAGCGCTGACGATTTTCCTAGCGAACATCGTCGGCCCGGCCGGCAAGGTTATCAGCTATGAGGTAAGGGAAGACTTCGCCAGGATAGCTCAGAAGAACGTTGAGCTGGCCGGTTTCTCTGACAGGGTCACGATAAAGCTCAAGAACATTTACGAGGGCATCGATGAGGACTACGCCGACCACATTGTCCTTGACCTTCCACAGCCCGAGAATGTTCTCCCGCATGCCGTTGAAGTCCTCAGGCCCGGGGGTTACTTTGTCGCCTACACGCCGTGCATGAACCAGGTTCATCGCTTCTTCCAGGCCCTTCAGGAGTACAGGGATCACTTCTACAAACCGAGGGTTGTAGAGGTCCTTGTCAGGGAGCACGAGGTCAAGAAGGAGTGCATGAGACCAAAAACAACGATGCTGGCACACACGGGATACATAACATTCCTTAGAAAGCTGTGA
- a CDS encoding DUF257 family protein — protein sequence MDTSVFEKYLFGKANRGDIILVEYPSTYPVEEFSWSFLIPALVERGGVVIGDFFGIGDLMFRKYTRKVSGKGYSKIIELIKEIKIVKIGPGSASYGEVIEEVVPVYDSHSFLKNYHTVINKMTHFPTKPEYFVTFGIALYVHFGGDEAVKAILTSISTIPLEEWVGIHFINVDILSREHVAMLEEMASMVFYISKDGLIVKKGGEAFDSGGG from the coding sequence ATGGACACTTCCGTCTTTGAGAAATATCTCTTTGGTAAGGCCAACAGAGGAGACATTATTCTTGTGGAGTATCCATCAACATATCCTGTAGAGGAGTTCTCGTGGAGTTTCCTGATTCCGGCACTTGTTGAGAGGGGTGGGGTTGTTATAGGTGACTTCTTTGGCATTGGTGATCTTATGTTCCGGAAATACACCCGTAAGGTGTCCGGTAAGGGATACTCAAAGATAATCGAGCTCATCAAGGAAATTAAGATTGTCAAGATCGGTCCGGGCTCAGCCAGTTACGGCGAGGTGATAGAAGAAGTTGTGCCCGTCTATGACTCTCACAGCTTCCTGAAGAACTACCACACGGTCATTAACAAGATGACGCACTTCCCCACCAAGCCGGAGTACTTCGTAACCTTTGGGATTGCCCTCTACGTCCACTTTGGGGGAGATGAGGCTGTGAAAGCAATACTCACGAGCATCAGCACCATCCCTCTGGAGGAGTGGGTTGGAATCCATTTCATCAACGTCGACATTTTAAGCAGGGAGCACGTAGCGATGCTCGAGGAGATGGCCTCGATGGTTTTCTACATATCAAAAGATGGCCTGATAGTAAAGAAGGGCGGTGAGGCATTTGATTCGGGAGGGGGATAA
- a CDS encoding signal recognition particle protein Srp19, protein MRKFVVWPNELDARLSRRYGRTIGKEFAVDGPTIQEIVDAVESLGMKVVELDENKLNPRLAGLDEEYRRRGMVRIESKHPKGKSLKMIGQKIREIRKTRAKAKDKKSKSKRKKR, encoded by the coding sequence ATGAGAAAGTTCGTAGTGTGGCCCAACGAGCTCGATGCAAGGCTTAGCAGGCGATACGGGCGGACCATTGGAAAGGAATTTGCCGTTGATGGGCCAACGATTCAGGAAATCGTTGATGCAGTCGAAAGCCTCGGGATGAAAGTTGTCGAATTGGATGAGAACAAGCTGAATCCAAGGTTAGCCGGCCTCGACGAGGAGTACAGAAGGCGTGGCATGGTCAGGATAGAGAGCAAGCACCCCAAGGGCAAGAGCCTGAAGATGATAGGTCAGAAGATCAGGGAAATCAGAAAAACCCGGGCTAAGGCCAAAGACAAGAAGTCCAAATCCAAGAGGAAAAAGAGGTAA